Within the Clostridium scatologenes genome, the region AATAAAACATACTGGCAAAATATATATCCATCTTGCTCCAGGTATTTTTTTTGTTGAAGTTTCCATAACATACTCCCCCTTACTGAATAATTTGTAATATAGTTCATATTTCTTAATAATTTAGAAATTAACATACAACCTATACTAATAACCATCATACTCACTTTTTGTCAAAACATTTTACACATAGATAAAATACTTGTCATGAATATGATGGTGTTTTATACATAAAATAAGTAAAATTAACTCCAATCAAGTAATTTGGAAATATCAATTATTCTTTGTCTCATAGTTTAGCAATTATTGATACATTAATCAGAAATTACAATACGTTCAGGTTTTCCAATTATAAATATATAAGATATGGCACCTATAATACCCATAATTGATATAAAGACTAATGCTGAAGAATATGAACCAGTTCTAGCAATCAGATATCCAACTATAAGAGGTGATAACGCTCCTCCCATATTAGTTATAAAATTATAAGTAGCTCCGCATAAACCAACTAAATTCTTTGGCATTATTTCAGAAAGCAATGCCCAGGAAACAGTTGATGCCATACCTTGTCCAAAGAAACCAATACACATAAAAATTATAACTAACGTGATATTATTTGTATAATTACCACCTATAATCATAGCAGATAGTAATAAACCAATAATAACAGGCATTTTACGAGATATACTCATACTAAGTCCTCTTGAAAGCATCCAATCAGACCATCTTCCAGCTACAAATACACCAGCAATAGCTGCAAAATATGGTATTGCGCCATATATACCAAATTTCAATATAGCCATATGTTTTTCATTTACAAGATAAGATGGAAACCATGTCATAAAAAAGAATAGTATTGAGGCAATTGAAAATCCACCTATATACATGCCCCACAATTGTCTATTACTAAAAAGATACTTTAATTCTCTTAGGCTAATCTTTCTCTTCTCTTTTATAGTGTCGGAAAGTCCTCCCCCATTTTTAATGAGATCAAGCTCTGCCTTATTAACACCTTTTGCAGAAGCAGGATCATGATAAAAAGCAATCCAACCTATAAAACATAGAACTCCAAGTACACCAGTAGTAATAAAAATTGATCTCCATCCAAATGTTACTAAAAGCCAAGTAAGAATTGGAGTGCAAAGTGCAAGTCCTACATATTCCGAGCCAGTATAAGCCCCAATTGCCAAACCACGTTCATGAGATGGAAACCAAGTAGTAACAATACGGTTATTTGCCGGAAAAGCTGGTGCTTCAAAAAAGCCAAGACCAATACGACAAGCTATCAAACTACTTACGCCAGAAGCAAATGCCATAACTCCTGTAACTAAGGACCAACCTAAAAGAGCAATTCCATATACTAATCTAGGTCCAAATGTGTCAAGAAACCACCCACATGGAATTTGCATACAAGTATATGCCCAACTCATAGCTGAGAATATCAATCCCATTACAGCAGGATTTAGTGCAAATTCCTTTGATATTGCTGTTGACGCTACCGATAAATTCGCCCTATCAAGATAATTTACAAATGTTATTATGCACACTAATAACAATATAAACCATCTCTTGCCAGTTGCTTTTCTTTCTTCTTTCTCCATAATTACTTCTCTCATTTTTCCCCTCCTGTATAAATTTTCATAATTTGTGTTTTCAATAATTTAAAAGTTAACATGAAATATGTAATAATATATTATTTTATGTACGTTTTTTGCTAATTTTTTTCAACATCTAAGCAAAATCTTTGTCATATGTATAATTGATTGGGTTAATTTTAACTTTCACAATTCAAAATTTAAAATTTTCAAAAAATTATTTTTCAAGAAATAGATGTAACTTAATTGCAAATATCATAATATCTGCAATTAAGTTTTATTTAATATGTTCTATTCTATTTTTCTAATATATTTTTATTGTTCTACTGCATGTTTTGCATATTGTCTATTTACATATAAAGCTAGTATTACACCAATAATAGTAATTACTGCATTAAATAAAACTACATATTTTGGTCCATCTGTACCACCAGATCTTGTTATAGCACCAGCAGCATTTAAAATAACATAGTTTGCCACACTAGATGAAATCATAACTATGGAAGTAATCTTACCTTTATTTGCTGGGAACATTGAGTTTGCTGTAGATACAGCTAACTGAAGCACTCCACCTGCTGCTGTAAATCCAATTACAAATCCACCTATTAAACAAATCGTTGGTGTCTGTACAAAGTATATGATCAAAAGCATTATTGTTGAAAGCAAAGGATAAAGAACTAGTACTTTAACTGGTTTAAGGAATTTCTTTACTAAAGCTGCTGTTAAAAGTACTGCTACCATTGATCCCATTGCATAATATGATTGAATTTGAGCTGGTTTAGCAAGCCCATATAATTTTCCTAATTCTTGATTACA harbors:
- a CDS encoding MFS transporter, translating into MREVIMEKEERKATGKRWFILLLVCIITFVNYLDRANLSVASTAISKEFALNPAVMGLIFSAMSWAYTCMQIPCGWFLDTFGPRLVYGIALLGWSLVTGVMAFASGVSSLIACRIGLGFFEAPAFPANNRIVTTWFPSHERGLAIGAYTGSEYVGLALCTPILTWLLVTFGWRSIFITTGVLGVLCFIGWIAFYHDPASAKGVNKAELDLIKNGGGLSDTIKEKRKISLRELKYLFSNRQLWGMYIGGFSIASILFFFMTWFPSYLVNEKHMAILKFGIYGAIPYFAAIAGVFVAGRWSDWMLSRGLSMSISRKMPVIIGLLLSAMIIGGNYTNNITLVIIFMCIGFFGQGMASTVSWALLSEIMPKNLVGLCGATYNFITNMGGALSPLIVGYLIARTGSYSSALVFISIMGIIGAISYIFIIGKPERIVISD